One segment of Urocitellus parryii isolate mUroPar1 chromosome 5, mUroPar1.hap1, whole genome shotgun sequence DNA contains the following:
- the LOC113191046 gene encoding olfactory receptor 8S1-like has translation MALRNHSTITGFILTGLSDNPQTEALLFVLFLGIYILTMMGNLTMLLVIGADSHLHTPMYFFLSNLSFLDLCFSSVTVPKLLKDLLSEKKTISVEGCLTQVFFVFITAGTEAFLLSMMAYDRYAAICHPLLYGQKMSNELCVRLVLVSWGLASLNSVVIVLLAVNLDFCDAQTIHHYTCELPSLFPLSCSDISINIDILICSTLLHGLGTFLPIFFSYTRIVSTILSMSSTTGRSKAFNTCSSHLIAVILFFGSGLVRYLMPTSGSSLDLLASLQYSAVTPMLNPLIYSLKNQEVKAAVKRTLRKCLHYFGS, from the coding sequence ATGGCCTTGAGGAACCACAGCACCATCACTGGGTTTATCCTCACTGGGCTGTCTGACAACCCCCAGACTGAGGCTCTGCTTTTTGTGCTATTCCTGGGGATTTACATCCTGACCATGATGGGGAACTTGACAATGCTGCTGGTGATCGGGGctgactcccacctccacacacccatgtacttcttcttGAGCAACCTGTCATTCCTGGATCTGTGCTTCTCTTCTGTCACTGTGCCCAAGTTGCTGAAAGACCTCCTGTCTGAGAAGAAAACCATCTCAGTAGAGGGCTGCCTGACTCAGGTCTTTTTTGTGTTTATCACTGCAGGGACTGAAGCCTTTCTTCTTTCAATGATGGCTTATGACCGCTATGCCGCCATCTGCCACCCACTGCTTTATGGCCAGAAAATGAGCAATGAGCTCTGTGTGAGGCTGGTGCTGGTCTCATGGGGCCTGGCCTCTCTCAATTCAGTAGTCATTGTGCTCTTGGCCGTGAACCTGGACTTCTGTGACGCCCAAACCATACACCACTACACCTGTGagcttccctctctcttccccttgtCTTGCTCTGATATTTCCATCAATATCGACATCTTGATCTGCTCCACCTTGCTGCATGGGCTTgggacctttctccctatcttcTTCTCTTACACCCGCATTGTGTCCACTATCCTGAGCATGAGCTCCACCACAGGCAGAAGCAAGGCATTTAACACCTGCTCCTCTCACCTTATTGCAGTGATCCTGTTCTTCGGGTCAGGTTTGGTTCGCTATCTTATGCCAACCTCTGGTTCCTCCCTAGATTTGCTCGCCTCCTTGCAGTACAGCGcagtcacccccatgctgaatcCCCTCATCTACAGCCTAAAAAACCAGGAGGTGAAGGCAGCTGTGAAAAGGACATTGAGGAAATGTCTTCATTATTTTGGGTCATGA